One stretch of Chloroflexota bacterium DNA includes these proteins:
- a CDS encoding co-chaperone GroES, whose protein sequence is MADVKLRPLGDRVVVEPIEEEERTASGIILPETAKEKPQQGKVIAVGPGARDENGNRIPMDVKLGDRVLFAKYAGTEVKLDGDNKVLVLRESDILAVIEG, encoded by the coding sequence ATGGCAGATGTCAAGCTACGCCCACTGGGTGACCGAGTCGTCGTCGAGCCGATCGAGGAGGAGGAGCGCACGGCCAGCGGCATCATCTTGCCGGAGACGGCCAAGGAGAAGCCGCAGCAGGGTAAGGTGATCGCCGTGGGGCCGGGTGCTCGGGATGAGAACGGCAATCGGATCCCCATGGATGTCAAGCTGGGCGATCGAGTGCTGTTCGCCAAGTACGCGGGCACCGAGGTGAAGCTGGACGGCGACAACAAGGTTCTGGTCCTGCGCGAGTCCGACATCCTGGCGGTCATCGAAGGATAA